The following proteins are co-located in the Dromiciops gliroides isolate mDroGli1 chromosome 2, mDroGli1.pri, whole genome shotgun sequence genome:
- the LOC122742866 gene encoding olfactory receptor 11H6 isoform X1: MDDKRMNFVLEPNQSITHTVTEFVLLGFPGHREMQNLLFSLILVVYILTLLGNGAIVCAVKWDRQLHTPMYILLGNFAFLEIWYVSSTVPNMLANFLSETKTISFSGCFFQFYFFFSLGTTECFFLSVMAYDRYLAICRPLHYPTIMTGRFCATLISACWVSGFLCYPVPIALISQLPFCGPNIIDHFVCDPGPLFALICVPAPLIKLICYTFNSMIIFGPFLSILGSYTLVLRAVLRVPSGAGRRKAFSTCGSHLVVVSLFYGTLMVMYVSPTSGNPSGMQKIVTLVYAVVTPLLNPLIYSLRNKDMKNALRKVLEQLKIS; the protein is encoded by the coding sequence TTTTGGAACCTAACCAGTCAATCACACACACTGTGACTGAGTTTGTCCTCCTGGGTTTTCCTGGTCACAGGGAAATGCAGaatctcctcttctccttgatcTTAGTGGTATACATCCTGACTTTGTTGGGGAATGGAGCCATTGTCTGTGCAGTGAAGTGGGACAGGCAGCTCCACACACCCATGTACATCCTCTTGGGGAACTTTGCTTTCCTTGAAATATGGTATGTGTCTTCTACTGTTCCCAACATGTTGGCCAACTTCCTATCTGAGACCAAAACCATCTCCTTCTCTGGCTGCTTCTTCCAGTtctacttctttttctccctgGGTACTACAGAGTGTTTCTTCCTATCAGTCATGGCATATGATCGGTACCTAGCCATCTGCCGACCACTACACTACCCCACCATCATGACAGGGAGGTTCTGTGCCACCCTGATATCTGCCTGTTGGGTGAGTGGATTCCTTTGTTACCCAGTTCCCATTGCTCTTATATCCCAGCTGCCCTTCTGTGGCCCTAACATCATTGACCACTTTGTCTGTGACCCAGGCCCATTATTTGCACTCATCTGTGTACCTGCTCCTCTTATTAAACTCATCTGCTACACCTTCAACTCCATGATTATCTTTGGACCATTCCTCTCCATCCTTGGATCCTACACCCTGGTCCTCAGAGCTGTTTTGCGTGTTCCCTCTGGTGCTGGCCGGCGTAAAGCCTTCTCCACATGTGGATCCCATCTGGTGGTTGTGTCTCTATTCTATGGCACCCTCATGGTGATGTATGTAAGCCCAACATCTGGGAATCCATCTGGGATGCAAAAGATTGTCACACTGGTGTACGCAGTAGTAACTCCTCTCTTAAACCCTCTAATTTACAGTCTACGCAACAAGGACATGAAAAATGCCCTGAGGAAAGTCCTAGAACAATTGAAAATTAGCTAA
- the LOC122742866 gene encoding olfactory receptor 11H6 isoform X2, whose translation MSSSRSITHTVTEFVLLGFPGHREMQNLLFSLILVVYILTLLGNGAIVCAVKWDRQLHTPMYILLGNFAFLEIWYVSSTVPNMLANFLSETKTISFSGCFFQFYFFFSLGTTECFFLSVMAYDRYLAICRPLHYPTIMTGRFCATLISACWVSGFLCYPVPIALISQLPFCGPNIIDHFVCDPGPLFALICVPAPLIKLICYTFNSMIIFGPFLSILGSYTLVLRAVLRVPSGAGRRKAFSTCGSHLVVVSLFYGTLMVMYVSPTSGNPSGMQKIVTLVYAVVTPLLNPLIYSLRNKDMKNALRKVLEQLKIS comes from the coding sequence TCAATCACACACACTGTGACTGAGTTTGTCCTCCTGGGTTTTCCTGGTCACAGGGAAATGCAGaatctcctcttctccttgatcTTAGTGGTATACATCCTGACTTTGTTGGGGAATGGAGCCATTGTCTGTGCAGTGAAGTGGGACAGGCAGCTCCACACACCCATGTACATCCTCTTGGGGAACTTTGCTTTCCTTGAAATATGGTATGTGTCTTCTACTGTTCCCAACATGTTGGCCAACTTCCTATCTGAGACCAAAACCATCTCCTTCTCTGGCTGCTTCTTCCAGTtctacttctttttctccctgGGTACTACAGAGTGTTTCTTCCTATCAGTCATGGCATATGATCGGTACCTAGCCATCTGCCGACCACTACACTACCCCACCATCATGACAGGGAGGTTCTGTGCCACCCTGATATCTGCCTGTTGGGTGAGTGGATTCCTTTGTTACCCAGTTCCCATTGCTCTTATATCCCAGCTGCCCTTCTGTGGCCCTAACATCATTGACCACTTTGTCTGTGACCCAGGCCCATTATTTGCACTCATCTGTGTACCTGCTCCTCTTATTAAACTCATCTGCTACACCTTCAACTCCATGATTATCTTTGGACCATTCCTCTCCATCCTTGGATCCTACACCCTGGTCCTCAGAGCTGTTTTGCGTGTTCCCTCTGGTGCTGGCCGGCGTAAAGCCTTCTCCACATGTGGATCCCATCTGGTGGTTGTGTCTCTATTCTATGGCACCCTCATGGTGATGTATGTAAGCCCAACATCTGGGAATCCATCTGGGATGCAAAAGATTGTCACACTGGTGTACGCAGTAGTAACTCCTCTCTTAAACCCTCTAATTTACAGTCTACGCAACAAGGACATGAAAAATGCCCTGAGGAAAGTCCTAGAACAATTGAAAATTAGCTAA